The Humulus lupulus chromosome 7, drHumLupu1.1, whole genome shotgun sequence region TCAAGTTCAGGAACAATACTTTCTGGCAAAGTTGAACTTCTTGTGTATATAACAGCACCACCATAGCCATCCCATGCATCATTTCGGCCACGGTAGTATACAAATATGTAATCATCTGGTGTGTTTTCTATCTTGGATGACAGAATGTACCTGCAAAATATCACATTGCCAATACTAATGACAAAAAGAAGAACAAGAGTGTTTTTGCGGCTAATCAAGAACATTATGGATATAAATGAATTACCAGTCATCTTGATAGTGAAGATACTCATTGCCATGATTGTATAGTATTCCAGGCTGCTGAGGATCTTGAACAAATCTCTGTGTAGCTGATCGAGTGAAGAAGCCGCCATCTGGAGTTTTTATTCTCCACGTTAAATTCCCAACAAGTTTGTCTGATTCTTTGTGGAATTCATGCAATTGGCAATCAAAAGTATCAAAGGTAGGATTCAAGCCACTTGAAATGAACCACTTTCCATCAAACTTTGCAATATCAAAGCTTTGAACAAGAACAGCAGGATCAGGAACAGGAAATTCGCCAACATCAGATTTCCTGGGCACACACTTCTTTCTTGATACTGCACATTCGTTAAATTCATCTACAACACTGTTTTCGAACAAGTCACCACATTTAATCTGAAAAATGAAGAACAATATAAGACCAAACATACCCTCATTGAATATATAAACTAGAAAAAAACAATGACTTGACCAAGAGAAGGTTGCAGAACTCGCCTGGCATTCAGTCTCATCAGGTCTATTGTTGCAAGTTTGAAGACAAGCAACATTGGCAGCACAAGATGGGTTTGCAATGCACTTTGCAAGTTCTACCCTGACACAAAAACTCTAGTGTTTGAATTAAGGATAGATACAAAATCACATAGTCTACTAAGGCATATTACCAAAACAATCAATCTCATTATGTAAGCAGCAGATAATGCTATAACTATATCAAATAAGGCTGCCTTTGCCTTTGCtggaaaaatagaaagaacaCTGACAAGCATAGGTTGGACAGTGGTATAATCCTAGTTAGTACCAGCTAATCTAAAATGACTAACAAAAATGTATATTTAATGTATAAGAAGTTCCACCAAGTTACCTGCATTCCTTCAATAAGCAAGAACATGTTTTGAGAGCATCAACAGCATTGGCTGAAGGAACGAGCATGAAAGTGCATGCCAATAAACCAATTAATTTCATCAAATGTAACTGACTCCATTCTTTAAGACCATGAGATAGATTTTCAACCAGAGAATTCATCACTTGTCTCATCTTGGAAAAAGAAGAAGCAAAACAAAATTATATATGATGAGGAAATTAGTTAAGGCAATCAATAACCCAACATTACCCAAGTATATGTACCAAGAATTACCTCAGCTTTATTAGCACTACTCATGGAAAGTGATGAAGAAATCTCCTCTCTTCTGCTAAGTAAAACCCTTGACCATTTTGACCTCAGACCACAAAAATCTCTACCAGAAGTTTTCAGATGCAAGTATCTGGACTTTTTACTAGTAGGCCAGAGCTTCACAACAACACGAAAATGAAGTGCCTTTTTCTGGTGAAACCGGTAACTATTTCCCAGACCAGACCTCACACAAGCACTACCAACACTGTCATCTCTGATAGATAAACATGTAGAACGAGCAGCCATGGCCATAGTAAAGTGTTTTGACCTCAAAAATGACCTGAAGACAGTTGATTATACTCATTATAAACAGAATGAATGAATATATACACAAACTTCACTAATGCAATGAATTACTCCAAATAAATCAAGAAAAGGACCAAATTAAAACTTGGGTCAATGTCAGAAAATGAAAATTTCAAGAGATAAATGTGGTTTTGAAGAGTATTGCAACAAATGCAGCCAAAAAGaagaaaacccagaaaacttACCcatgaaaaaagagaagaagacgTAGATGGATGGCGCCAAAGGGTGATTTTGTAGTTGTTGAAAGCCTTTGGTACGGGTGGAGTGAGTGAATCAGTATGGATTGAAAGATAAGAGCAACTTATCGTGTGGAAGTAAGCTGCTTAACGTAGTCCATTTTTTATGCAAGAGTAGGAGACTGACCACGTGTGTATTTTCCACGTACGACAGGAATTAAGGGACCAAACGACACTACTATGAGTTTTCAGTTTATAATGAAtagcatttaaaaaaaatttgtgcgACATGTATGAGAATGAGACCACCAAAGAATAaagacaacaatttttttttaatattcttatTATTCTTTTTGTCTAAATTGTTTATATTATCCAAATGATTTTTCTTTCGTTTAATAATATGAGAATGGCTATAGGGTACTTTTGGTACCTAATACTATAAGAATGTGACAAACTATTATTAGTGCAATCTAATATCAGGTGTCACACATCTGAATTGAATAAGTAGTATAAAGTATCGCTAACCAACTATAGAGTAATATCTTATGTAGTGTGTAGACACCTTAAAATAACAAACAACAACATTTAATTAATATTGGACATTACTCTTGTCatcttctactactacttcttcGCTCATCTCACCCACTATCATTTTTCATCTTTGGAACGACTAGTATGATTAGTTAGAGATATTATGTTTTACcaattaaaattattatatatttttttttaataaaatattatcaacaaaaaaaaagagtgaattatatttattaaaaccGAATAACTGTTCATTGGTGTATTTATATAAAGATTTATGTTAAAATTATTGAGTTTTGTATGTATAGAGTAGAGTGCACGTAGAACCTACCTCTCCCTATTCTTATTATTAAGtttcaaattatttttattatataattttgaCACAAATTTTAGACAAAAAATAATAGTCCAGCAcacatttttaatatttttccaAACTTCTAGCCAACACACATTTTAACATTTTctcttaatattt contains the following coding sequences:
- the LOC133790600 gene encoding violaxanthin de-epoxidase, chloroplastic, translated to MAMAARSTCLSIRDDSVGSACVRSGLGNSYRFHQKKALHFRVVVKLWPTSKKSRYLHLKTSGRDFCGLRSKWSRVLLSRREEISSSLSMSSANKAEMRQVMNSLVENLSHGLKEWSQLHLMKLIGLLACTFMLVPSANAVDALKTCSCLLKECRVELAKCIANPSCAANVACLQTCNNRPDETECQIKCGDLFENSVVDEFNECAVSRKKCVPRKSDVGEFPVPDPAVLVQSFDIAKFDGKWFISSGLNPTFDTFDCQLHEFHKESDKLVGNLTWRIKTPDGGFFTRSATQRFVQDPQQPGILYNHGNEYLHYQDDWYILSSKIENTPDDYIFVYYRGRNDAWDGYGGAVIYTRSSTLPESIVPELERAAKSVGRDLSTFIRTDNTCGPEPPLVERLEKKIEEGERTIVEEVEQIEGEVEKVGRTELTLFQKLTEGFKLLQQDEENFIKSLSKEESEVLEQLKMEATEVEKLFGRALPIRKLR